The DNA window tatacaaaataaataatcgaAACCATAATCATAATAGACAATAACTTCTTCGCCTTTCTAATGCGTCCTCGTTGCGTACAAAATAGACGTTATGTTGCATTAGAGAAATTAAGCGGTAACTACTACGAGCTTCTACAAGCAGTTCTCTGTCTCTCCTCCAATCCATTTCGCCTATTGACATCAGTCGAGTCCTCATTTCTCTAGACCTAGTCCTCGTCCTTTGCTGTTCCTGCTGATGTGGACGCGTGGTCATTGGCACTTTCGCTGGCTTTGCCATCGGAGGAGGCTGCTGCCGCCGAAGCCGGCGCAGCATCGCTTCCGTTCTTGTTGCGGGCGTCCTCCTTGGCCTCCAGAGCGCGGATGCGGTTCTCCTGCTTGACGATGATCGCCTTGAGTTTGCGGATTTCGTCCTGGATGGTGCGCAGGTCTTTTTCCTGTTTATAACAAGCAATTGATTGGTGGATAAACCTCATTTGCAATGCAGGTGGTAATTACCGACAAAACCGCTGCTGGCGGTCCTCCTTCGCTAGcctcgttgttgttgccagtTGCATAGGAACCGCCGCCCGCACTGCTGCTCGCCGCTGCGGAGCTGCCACCGTCACCACCTCTGGGCTTGTTGAGAATGTTGCCCGCCTTCTTCGCCGGCAGAGACTTGTTGACCGACGAGGACACGTAGCCGCCCTGTACAATGGAAACGCGATCCTGATTAGGTGGATTAGAATATCTGTTCGTTTCAGAACACAACGAGCAACAATGAACACAACAACAAGCGCCACGCTCGTTCGCGTGCGTGTTAGGGCcaagtgtgcgtgtgtgcggcGTGTTActgttttctatttttaatgttaatcttttaaaatacctCAAAAATTACAcctacacaaaaaaaaaggtacaCTTTAATGTTAATTTAGCTGAAGGTTAGAATTCATTATCTTTTTGAAACCTGGAAAGCTATACTTCTGCTTCTTTAATATGTTTCTAAAATTTCTTTGAGGAACTAAGTATACGACCTTAGGATGCCACATCTTGTAGGTAAATGTTGAAAGTTAAACCTTAGTCAGTGTGGGTGAGTGGACTGTGTCTTGGCGGACGGGACACAAACGTAGATAACGCAGAAAGGAACGCAAGCAAAGCACGCGCAGGCATAACACGCGGGTAGCCACCGACAAGCGCAGGAAGTGAGCTTTAAACGGGCCTATTGGAGGTAGGTAACAACAAGGAACTGCAAAGCCGTTGGAATACATTGGAGAAGGGGCACCTACAGTGGCAGCGGCTGTCTCATCCACTTCGAGCCGCATTGCCAACTGTGGTCCAGCCCCGCGAGACCGCATGCTGATATGAATCCTATATCTTGTACGCTCCGATCGCCGGCAGAATGGCTGGCATTTTGGCCGAACCCTCACCGCATTCGGCTGCGAGCGCTGTATTTCCAACGCGTAGGCTAAACGGAGTGGCATCTGCAATGCGGCCACTTACTTTGAGCGAAAATGTGATTGGATCCGCATCCTTGCCGTCGATCCACTCCTCCGCAGTGATGGCAGCATCCTCGGCTAGCGTGTCGGGGTAGAGATCCTCCTGGAAGAGATCCGATTTGCGCGGCACTGTCATCGAGATGACTTGGCACAGACCGTTGTTGTTCATGCGATAGAACTTGGCCACCTCGCAGGTGGTGACATCACAGCCTCGCTTGGGCATCAGGCCAATACCACGCTGCGGCTCTGTCGTCTGAAACGTGTTGATGTAGTGCACGAAAGGAGGCTCGGGCGTAACCTGTACAGAGAGAGATTAGGGGTTAGATGACATGTATCTCAAAGAATGCCTTTTGTTACCAACCTCGAAATACCTGATGACCGAGTCACCCTTGCCGCACAGATAGATCATGTTCGTGTCTGCATCGTAAAGCGGGAACATCACGCCGTTGGACGTATCGAGCTCCACCATGACGATGGGCTCGTTAAGGGCGTCCGGTGCGCGCAGAGAGTACTGGCGCTCCGAGCTCCGGTTGAAGCCCGTGGTAAAGATCAGACCATGGCGCAGGAAGATGGCGCGGGTGGCTTTAGAGCCCTCGTGGCACATGGCCTCGCTGTCTAGCTCACCCGTGCGCGGATCGTAGATGCGGATCTTTTTGTCCTTGCAGGTGGTGACCAGCTTGGAGCCGTCCCAGTTGAAGCAGGCGCTGTACACGATGTCTGGGTGGGAGTCGATGTGCACGAGGATTTCACCAGTGCCCACGTTCCAGATGACGACCTATAGGGCAGGGATTATATGAGCAGGGTCTCGCCAGGATGAGGCTAGCATTCACTGACCTGGTTATCGGAGCCGGCGGTGAGCAGCACATTGAGGGCCGAGGGATGCCACAGCACCAGACCCACGCGACGCTGATGGAAGACCAGGTCGACCACGGGTTCCGTGAGGGTACGCGACAGACCGCCATCGGGAATCTGCCAGACCTTGACCACACAGTCCTCTGAGCCGGACGCGATCACATTGTCGTTGTGGGGGCACCAAGCGATGTCCAGCACAGGACCCTTGTGTCCGCCCACCAAGGGGTGGTCCGCCGCTATGCGACCAACCTGAAAAAGTCCATTAAACACCGTTTAGTACAATTAGCCACCGTGAACCAATTAATTGACGGCCGGCTACGTCAAAACCAGACACCAATGGAAAACTGCAAGCTCGCGACCCATTGGCCCAATTCcagaattattatttatagccCACTACGACTGCATTCGCTTTTGCTGCGTTCACTAATCCGCGGAGCCAGCATTTCATAATTGTAAACTTCATGCGTTATTTAATGCGCTTGAATTAGGGAAAATTACTCCCGCCGAGATTATGGTATGAGAAGCAATGTAAGGGCTTAAAAGGGTACTGGATTGTAAGAGTTTGTGAAAGAGTTCCTATATTTCTctgttgatttttatttgttttcttttctattgctctttaaaataaatttggttttCTATGAATGTATATTGGTGGAAAGGTGGGtcacagaaaaatatatataattccaaaacaattttcataaGACTGCCAAACGCATAAATCTATTTTAGTTGTTCAAGAACTTTTGCTTGCTCATTTCCACACTTGCCACATGCGGCCAACCTTGGCCACTTGATGGATCTCACTTATCATCTGCCTCGCCCTCAAACCGACCAAATCCAGTACCCATAAAGTATGGAAAATAGGGCGTGTGAAAGCCGCTCTACATAGAAATCGTCACTTACAGAAGTGGCAGCTGCTTAACCGTCAAGAAGtcttagcaaaaaaaaagaagctcATAGAGGCTACAGCGCGTTTTACATACAAATGTGTTCCAATTAGAACGACACTCGGCCTGCCTCCAAATTCGTTTTGACCAAAAGCAGAGGATCGTGGGAATGGGGGATGGGGTGTTGGATGGGGGATACTGACGCCCACACTTTGGCGGGAGCTGCAGAGACGGCCATGTCAGAACGGAAGCCCATGTGGCCAGATATGGAGCACACTGGCCAACTGATTTTGGAGagtgaaaatgaaatttatttggaaataaacaattattttattgcgGTATAATTCGTCGAGCGCAGAAGTGTGCGTTTCATGCAATGATTCGACCACATATCATTCTTTCTATTCATTTGGCGGTAGAACGCTCCTGCGTCTCTCTCTAAAATTAGACGATTCTGTTTGTCATGTTGGCTGTTGGCCAAATTACAAAAGTGCGCCAGCTAAGAGAATCGCTGCGGCGAGAGTAGCagaattcagaactatttataAACACATGAGCGATTGGGGGGAGTCATTCGAAATCCGTCGACGTCACTCGCGACGTGGCAACAAGCCCGCAAATGGCCGCAAACTTTATGCCAAAAAGGGCCCTATAAATAGTCGGCCATTGTCTTGGCCAAAAATAGCCCAACGCATTTGGCCGAATGCAGCTATGCGTAATAGGTCCTCGGTGGGGCAGCACTCACTTTGTTGTGTGGCAAGACGATGAAGGCTCCGCCGCCCGCCGACTCCACGATGATGGCCAGGAACTTGGGATTCACCGCGCAGAATGTGGAGTCCCAGCTGGACTTGGATACCCGTATGTTGTCGTAGCACTGCTCCCGCTTCAGGGCCTGTCCGTAGACGTGGCGGAATTTGGAGCTGCGCACTACGCGAAACGACATCTTGATGCTGCAGTGGCTTGGGTCAGAGGTCAGTCCTGAGTTTCTCTACGGCTACTCTGGAAAGACAATTGTGGGCAGAAGTACAAGATTATTAGGCATTCTTGGGGTATCACTTACTTATCAATACTATTTCCCTGCTTATCCTATAAACTAAATTGCCTAAGTCCACGGTGGGATGCGTCTTGCACACTTTTAATCCCATAAAATAAAAGTCCTCCAAGATTATTACAGTATATTGAAAGCACGTACgattatatcttttttcacGTAACATAAATAGTCGGTTTCGTTTTTCACCTTCAATTCATTTACTTCTACTTCTCTTGAGCAAAAGGTAATATAAAGTCGTTTCGAAAAcgttttacttattttttaaaaatttggattttcttAGCAATTGATATACGAGTACTACATCAGATAACATATCAAACCGAATTCTACAAAGTAAAAATCAGAAGAGGTAtataaaattcgatttttggAACACCCAGATATTGCGAACTTAGGCTTATTCACGTTACGATCCACGCATAAACACACTGAATAGTTTTATTGTCCGCTTTCAGCTCCGCTCGCTGATGTATTAACTTAAAGCGTTTTCTTTCACCGCGCTTCGCAGCCTCGATTAgttcaataaatttgcatatgcTAATTTCGCTTGTTGCGAAAATCAATGAGCTTTCCCATTCGCAGCGCGCTATTGACGAGCCGGCTTTGTCCGCGAGTGGTTGCATCAAAATTGGTTATGGCATCAATATCGGCGTCTCAAATCGCCGGAAACGAGAGGCGCCTTGCCTAGAACGCTTTCACCTGCCAGCTGCCACAAATGGCGCCACTTTCGTTAATGAATCGCCAGCCGGAACGTGTCGAACTATCAGTTGGCCGGCGGGACGTACCCCTTTCTTTTATATGACATCATCACTCACTCCAGTAAAGAATAGCCACCTGCCAACACGTGAGTTATGGCACAGCTGTCAGAcgaacccaaatccgaacccGATCCTAAGCCCCAAAACCGAAAAAGCAAAACCCCTGGCTAACACTCCGAGAGAGTTCTAGTCAACTACGTGCTGGCAAGAGTGGCGAAAATCACTTCTGGGTTGGGCCGAGACCGAGGCCGCCTTTCGTTTTTAATCAGAAAAGTGccattaaattgttttacccCTCTTTGCGCTTTGTCTTGCTCGGAGGTATTCATATTTATTGCAAGCACTTTGTCATTGACCCCTTAAAAACTGGCACCAAAGCAGACCCCGCTAGTTGATTACTTTCTACACCTCAAAGGAATGTGAATATCTTTGGCCGCAAGGTGAGTCTTAGTTGGCTTCGTTTTTGGATGAGTGCTGGCAATGGGCCGTCCTATCGATGGGACCCCTCGACTGATAAAGAAATATCGCGGAGTTGGCTAAACAGCACAAAGATAATGTTAAGTGCTACGCCTATAGAGTCTAAAGCGACGCAGAAATGTTTGGCACCAAATGGAATATTCTCCAAAGCACTGTATACAGAATATGTGTATATCTAGGTGTATATGTACGGCGCTGATATTTATGTGTTTATACGCCAAACACCTTCGCTTGCAGGCGGGAAAATTTTTGTTTCGCAGCTGAAGGTCAAACttattaatagaaaattaaatcatcttgggcgaaattaaattttcatacACAAACACAGGCGCACGACGCTCGTAGGAGCGTTGTAAATCGCATTTgatgtgtttatttattttgttggcATCGCTGGCATATGCCATGCCTGAGTTATCATCGCCACCGGGCCAGGCTCTCCACTCCCCCGCTCGACCCCGATTGCATTCGCAATTACAGCTCGCAAATGCCAAAAATGCGGCCTCTTCGAGTTTATGTCGACTTGACCTCGTCGCTGGTTTAATCAGAATACCAGCAACTACAAAAGACTGGGGAGGACGGAAGTTGGTTCAAGAAAATCTCTCTTAAGAAACGATAGTCGCACGAGTACACCAGATCCCGAGAGGCGCTATGCGGGTGGTGTGATTGAAAGTGTAATCATGTTGGATACTATCCAACATAATGGGTCCTATATGTCGTATTCTTAATGGGGAATACTCAAAAACCTCTTGCACTTAAATACGTTAAAGAAACATCACCAAAGTTGATTTTACGGACACACACTATACGGACAGACACTATACGGACAGAGACTATACAGACAGACACTATACGGACAGACACTATACGGACAGACACTATATTGACAGACATTATACGGACAGACACTTTACGGACGACACTATACGGACAGAGACTATACAGACAGACACTATACGGAAAGAactataaattgtttttaatttccaaataatttctaaaaataaaaaattgtgatGGCTTTCTTTCCTAAATCTATTATCAACGGAAAAATACTAAATCCAATGAAGAAACTATTAGAAGAAAAAATTCTTATAGATCATTGCTCTTTTAAGAGTCATTGCCAGGAATAGATGCAGACTGCTGTTGAATCATAGAATACCTCATTAAACCACTGGACAAGTAACTTTCAGAAGCAACTGCCGTACAATCGTGTTCATAGCTTGACAATGGCGTTACTATAGGGCCCTTTAGCAAATTGTGTGGCAATCGCGCGAGATGCAACCGCTGCTCAATTGATGCGATCGCGATGGTCCAGCGATCGGGGACTGGTCGCAAATTGGCTTAATGCTTGATTGCAGATCTCGGCGCTTTGTCGACACGTTGTGCTCACCGGCCCCTTCTAATTGCTAACAAATGGTGCCGTGTTCTGTTCTTGCTTCTTGGCGGCGTGACTAAAACGCCGCGAGTGCCCCGTTTGCACCTCAGCCCCTGGGACTTCGAGTGACTTGGGTGTGCAGTCAATTAAGCGTAGTACGAGTAGTTTCCCAGTTTCCAGCACCAGTGCAATGGGGCGTGAGCGAAAATAAAACAGTGTTTGGGTAAAAATAAAGTGGTGATGGAATGGGTCCCTGCTCCAGTTGTGGCTGCGAGGGCCCCGTCCGCTTCGATGACATCTCAATTCCCAATTACACTTGGAAAATTATGTCCAGGTATTATTTCTGTGTTCTTCCAAAAAAAGGGAAGAACCTTAATGTCTATGTCCGTGATAAATGGTTGTAAAATATCATTAAACATGTAGAAATAGTATGTGATAACGAAATAAGAAAGGGAAACTTTTAATGTTTAactaataaaaagtatttatctttaagatagtatatttaagatatttgTCTTTAAGATAACTTTTggaaaaagttaaattaaattaagctaaATCTAGTGGtattgaaaaactaaaaaaactcCCACAACCtagtttatatttttggatattttaatttttctagaaatacaaagaaatttatattataacaattatcatcatcatcttaggtttattttttgcctAGACTTTCTTTTGCGTTTTGTGTCATTTTTCACAGTGCACCGCTAATCAGCTGGCCAATGATCGCGGTGCCACAGGCATGAGTCACCCGTGATAAGAGGCCCCCCGTTTGTCGGCCGTCTGCTGCACTGGAAACTTTCGCCGATCGACtcgatggtgatgatgatgtcaTTGCTGCAGTCGCAACGTCATTGGATGTGTAGCGCGTGTGTGTGAAGGTTCATCAAACTGCTCGGGGAGTGTGCGTGCCTGGCGGCGATTAGCCAAAGATTTTGACAAAAAGCGCGCAAGTGTCGCGGCAGACTTGCTGGCTTGCCGCACAGTGGGTGTCGTCGCTGCCCGAGTGAAAGTGGAACTCTGCCGCTAAAATTAACCGCACGTATATGCAGTGCCCCACCCGTCACTCCCCCCTCCCGCTCGCCGGCACAAGTGGCGCTGGCTTTGTTGCTGTCTTAATTGCAGCTCGTTCTTCTTCTTGCCCCGGCATGCCCGCACTTGCCTCCCGTTTGCTGCTATTTTTGCATTTCCAATTGCGCTTAGTCAGACTGGGCGGCAGTTGCATCCTACATACCCTACGTGTAGGGGGTAGTACGACTTATAGTGTTTcctaataaaatatgttattgttctcccttacaaatattttttcaatctTTCAGGTGCGTTATTAGTTCTTAGAAAGTACCATGGTTCTACATATTGGATTATATTAGGTGAAATAATAGATTTTAATGTTATACGTTTCTTCAATAAAGAACTttatataccaaaaaataGGACAAATATCGACTTACTATTAGAAAAGTAATACATTTACTAatgttattatataaaaaagttgtGCTAATAGTTCCGTCGatcgttttataaaaatctacGCCAGAGTTGT is part of the Drosophila biarmipes strain raj3 chromosome 2R, RU_DBia_V1.1, whole genome shotgun sequence genome and encodes:
- the LOC108030207 gene encoding coronin-1C-A isoform X1, translated to MSFRVVRSSKFRHVYGQALKREQCYDNIRVSKSSWDSTFCAVNPKFLAIIVESAGGGAFIVLPHNKVGRIAADHPLVGGHKGPVLDIAWCPHNDNVIASGSEDCVVKVWQIPDGGLSRTLTEPVVDLVFHQRRVGLVLWHPSALNVLLTAGSDNQVVIWNVGTGEILVHIDSHPDIVYSACFNWDGSKLVTTCKDKKIRIYDPRTGELDSEAMCHEGSKATRAIFLRHGLIFTTGFNRSSERQYSLRAPDALNEPIVMVELDTSNGVMFPLYDADTNMIYLCGKGDSVIRYFEVTPEPPFVHYINTFQTTEPQRGIGLMPKRGCDVTTCEVAKFYRMNNNGLCQVISMTVPRKSDLFQEDLYPDTLAEDAAITAEEWIDGKDADPITFSLKDRVSIVQGGYVSSSVNKSLPAKKAGNILNKPRGGDGGSSAAASSSAGGGSYATGNNNEASEGGPPAAVLSEKDLRTIQDEIRKLKAIIVKQENRIRALEAKEDARNKNGSDAAPASAAAASSDGKASESANDHASTSAGTAKDED
- the LOC108030207 gene encoding coronin-1C-A isoform X2, producing the protein MSFRVVRSSKFRHVYGQALKREQCYDNIRVSKSSWDSTFCAVNPKFLAIIVESAGGGAFIVLPHNKVGRIAADHPLVGGHKGPVLDIAWCPHNDNVIASGSEDCVVKVWQIPDGGLSRTLTEPVVDLVFHQRRVGLVLWHPSALNVLLTAGSDNQVVIWNVGTGEILVHIDSHPDIVYSACFNWDGSKLVTTCKDKKIRIYDPRTGELDSEAMCHEGSKATRAIFLRHGLIFTTGFNRSSERQYSLRAPDALNEPIVMVELDTSNGVMFPLYDADTNMIYLCGKGDSVIRYFEVTPEPPFVHYINTFQTTEPQRGIGLMPKRGCDVTTCEVAKFYRMNNNGLCQVISMTVPRKSDLFQEDLYPDTLAEDAAITAEEWIDGKDADPITFSLKGGYVSSSVNKSLPAKKAGNILNKPRGGDGGSSAAASSSAGGGSYATGNNNEASEGGPPAAVLSEKDLRTIQDEIRKLKAIIVKQENRIRALEAKEDARNKNGSDAAPASAAAASSDGKASESANDHASTSAGTAKDED